The following proteins are encoded in a genomic region of Zea mays cultivar B73 chromosome 9, Zm-B73-REFERENCE-NAM-5.0, whole genome shotgun sequence:
- the LOC100382436 gene encoding Nuclear transport factor 2-like yields MAGQAGNPVNHPISPHVISGAFVQQYYHILHEQPDQVHKFYQDSSILGRPDSNGIMAYVTTMRDINEKIMSMDFRNCLTEIETADAQLSHKDGVLIVVTGSLTSDEGVFRRFTQSFFLAPQESGGYFVLTDVFRFISERKPAEINQVATQENEISQNVRPASETCSALPEPIPADGSVISDHVTADSNVTEKQISDLSANGTAIESNDNTQPPVQVPKEDPKKALLVAPPPPTQMDVTKKSYASIVKVMKEGPPTPVVKTTSSVSKQKPAPKPVSTAVEGLEKPSEKPTQAIGTGDGIVAQNNSSRNEQGYSIFIKNLPFHANIEMVEEEFKKFGTIKPGGVQVRHNKVDRFGFGFVEYESQQSMQAAIEASPIRMADKEVGIEAKRANSRGGRFQSGRGVYHGDNFRGRGSGYVDNTNYRSSGSFNRQNEGEMYNRRNEGEMYNRRNEGDFYNHRNEGEFYNRRNDGGENYNRRNDGGENYNRRNDGGKNFSRRNDSGTENFNRRNDGGGENFSRRNDGVGENFNVRNDGVGENFNRRNNFRNQNDFPGRGRGSPTPGNSYYQNGNGRFSRVNNGAKQAPVAA; encoded by the exons ATGGCAGGGCAAGCAGGGAACCCAGTAAACCACCCTATAAGTCCCCACGTG ATAAGTGGCGCTTTCGTTCAGCAATATTACCACATTTTACACGAACAACCAGATCAAGTGCACAAGTTTTACCAAGATTCAAGTATTCTTGGTCGACCAGATTCCAATGGAATTATGGCATATGTAACCACTATGCGT GATATTAATGAAAAAATCATGTCTATGGACTTCAGGAACTGCTTAACAGAGATAGAGACTGCAGATGCACAATTATCTCACAAGGATGGGGTGCTCATTGTTGTTACTGGTTCCTTGACTTCGGATGAAGGCGTTTTCCGTAGGTTTACCCAGTCATTCTTCCTAGCACCACAAGAAAGTGGTGGCTATTTTGTTCTCACTGATGTATTTAGATTTATTTCGGAAAGGAAACCAGCTGAGATAAATCAAGTTGCTACTCAAGAAAATGAAATCAGTCAGAATGTTAGACCTGCATCTGAAACATGTTCAGCACTACCAGAACCTATTCCAGCTGATGGGAGTGTGATCTCAGACCATGTGACAGCTGATAGTAATGTCACGGAGAAGCAAATAAGTGATCTTTCTGCTAATGGGACTGCCATTGAAAGTAATGATAATACCCAGCCACCTGTGCAAGTGCCCAAAGAGGATCCAAAGAAGGCCCTACTTGTTGCTCCTCCCCCTCCAACTCAGATGGATGTTACTAAGAAATCTTATGCATCCATT GTCAAGGTCATGAAGGAGGGCCCACCAACTCCAGTTGTCAAAACAACATCGTCAGTTTCCAAACAGAAGCCAGCTCCTAAACCAGTGTCCACGGCTGTCGAAGGCCTAGAGAAACCATCTGAGAAACCTACCCAGGCTATTGGAACCGGTGATGGGATTGTTGCCCAAAACAACTCTTCTCGCAATG AGCAAGGCTATTCAattttcatcaagaatttgccttTCCATGCCAATATTGAAATGGTTGAGGAGGAATTTAAGAAATTTGGTACTATAAAGCCAGGTGGTGTTCAAGTCCGGCACAATAAG GTTGATCGATTTGGTTTTGGTTTTGTTGAGTACGAGTCCCAGCAGTCTATGCAAGCAGCAATTGAG GCATCTCCGATTCGTATGGCGGACAAAGAAGTCGGCATTGAGGCGAAAAGAGCCAATTCACGAG GTGGCCGTTTCCAATCTGGCAGGGGAGTGTACCATGGTGATAACTTTAGAGGGCGAGGAAGTGGCTATGTGGACAACACAAACTACAGAAGCAGCGGCAGCTTCAACCGCCAGAATGAAGGGGAGATGTACAACCGCAGGAATGAAGGGGAGATGTACAACCGCAGGAATGAAGGGGACTTCTACAACCACAGGAATGAGGGGGAGTTCTACAACCGACGGAATGATGGTGGCGAGAACTACAACCGGCGCAACGATGGTGGCGAGAACTATAACCGGCGCAATGATGGTGGCAAGAACTTCAGCCGCAGGAATGACAGTGGTACCGAGAACTTCAACCGCAGGAATGACGGTGGCGGCGAGAACTTCAGCCGCAGGAACGATGGTGTTGGCGAGAACTTCAACGTCAGGAATGACGGCGTTGGTGAGAACTTCAACAGGAGGAACAACTTCAGAAATCAGAATGACTTCCCTGGACGAGGACGGGGTTCACCTACACCAGGGAACAGTTACTACCAGAACGGGAATGGGAGGTTCAGTCGCGTGAACAATGGCGCCAAGCAAGCTCCTGTGGCCGCGTAG
- the LOC100283969 gene encoding ninja-family protein 6: MASRDFLRVFGAGEGAGPPGDAGAGQPDDDELSLGLSLGGRFGTDAKRPRLARSSSIASVCSVSSLHADPSPAAPLPLLRTTSLPTETEEERWRRREMQSRRRLEARRKRVERRNSMGSVSVAPADAVSGRRSNASQGSNSASTTEQGIGGSMFNQSADAKSPSTSDNRNQNDMLPPTKAAEKPLNGTATEQQPRLRTLGSLTTRTGSTSDIRKLMMEDMPMVSSKVEGPNARRIDGFLYRYKKGEDVRIVCVCHGSFLTPAEFVKHAGGGDVPNPLRHIVVNPAPFS, encoded by the exons ATGGCGTCCAGGGACTTCCTCCGCGTCTTCGGCGCCGGTGAGGGGGCGGGCCCGCCGGGGGACGCCGGCGCCGGCCAGCCCGACGACGACGAGCTCAGCCTCGGCCTCTCCCTGGGCGGCCGCTTCGGCACCGACGCCAAGCGCCCGCGCCTGGCGCGCTCCTCCTCCATCGCCTCCGTCTGCTCCGTCTCCTCTCTCCACGCCGACCCGTCCCCCGCCGCGCCGCTGCCGCTGCTGCGCACCACCTCGCTGCCCACCGAGACCGAGGAGGAGCGCTGGCGCCGACGCGAGATGCAGAGCCGCCGCCGCCTCGAGGCGCGCCGGAAGCGCGTCGAGCGACGCAACTCCATGGGCTCCGTCTCCGTGGCACCCGCCGACGCCGTCAGCGGGAGGAGGTCCAACGCCTCGCAGGGGAGCAACTCTGCAAGCACCACGGAGCAAG GTATTGGTGGAAGCATGTTTAACCAATCCGCAGACGCGAAGAGTCCATCTACCTCTGATAATAGAAATCAAAACGACATGCTTCCTCCGACCAAAGCGGCCGAGAAGCCACTAAACGGTACTGCGACAGAGCAGCAGCCTCGCCTACGGACGCTTGGGTCCCTCACGACACGGACGGGCAGCACCAGTGACATCAGAAAGCTCATGATGGAGGACATGCCAATGGTCTCATCCAAGGTAGAAGGGCCCAACGCCAGGAGGATCGACGGCTTCCTGTACAGGTACAAGAAAGGCGAGGATGTGAGGATAGTGTGCGTCTGCCATGGTAGCTTCCTCACTCCCGCGGAGTTTGTTAAGCACGCGGGGGGCGGTGATGTGCCGAATCCGCTTCGGCATATTGTCGTCAACCCTGCGCCCTTCTCGTGA